A single region of the Streptomyces virginiae genome encodes:
- a CDS encoding NYN domain-containing protein, giving the protein MVEPASGAEPADAAGDAAEALDHPLPEGVRRRVVALVSDAFGGLTVADLPAQLRQYARFTPTRRAKFAGNAMAAAVETDAVFRSRVAEKLREAQADLAAALEAGAPPAAADPLDVAAAAFVLRPAGWVKLVAAAGEEAQRADAERVGEETRRELERLREELAHARELQRAGGEQVRVELDAARKEAESLQRKLRSALSDVKRGDAALRKVNAEIDGIRGDAAARVAAAESESRRLKSRLAEVETALETSRRATREGRSIEDMRLRLLLDTVLDAAQGLRRELALPPVNTRPADTVDAVEPGRMTPKDIAARALSETDPALLDQLLALPQAHLVVDGYNVTKTGYPTMPLEKQRLRLLGGLSMLAAQTGAEMTCVFDGAELAAPVLLAPPRGVRVLFSKAGVTADELIRQLVRAEPPGRPVVVVSTDREVADGVAKAGARPVTSALLLKRLSRVS; this is encoded by the coding sequence ATTGTGGAGCCAGCAAGCGGCGCTGAGCCGGCCGACGCGGCCGGCGACGCCGCCGAGGCGCTCGACCACCCGCTGCCGGAAGGCGTGCGGCGTCGGGTCGTCGCGCTCGTCTCGGACGCCTTCGGCGGACTGACGGTCGCGGACCTCCCGGCGCAGCTGCGCCAGTACGCCCGTTTCACCCCGACCCGGCGCGCCAAGTTCGCGGGCAACGCCATGGCCGCGGCGGTCGAGACCGACGCCGTGTTCCGCAGCAGGGTCGCCGAGAAGCTGCGTGAGGCGCAGGCCGATCTGGCCGCCGCGCTGGAGGCCGGCGCGCCCCCGGCCGCCGCGGATCCGCTGGACGTGGCGGCCGCCGCGTTCGTCCTGCGGCCGGCCGGTTGGGTCAAGCTGGTGGCCGCCGCGGGCGAGGAGGCGCAGCGCGCCGACGCCGAGCGGGTGGGTGAGGAGACCCGGCGCGAGCTGGAGCGGCTGCGCGAGGAGCTGGCCCACGCGCGGGAGCTGCAGCGCGCGGGCGGGGAGCAGGTCCGGGTCGAACTGGACGCGGCCCGCAAGGAAGCGGAATCGCTTCAGCGCAAGCTGCGCAGTGCTCTCAGCGACGTCAAGCGGGGTGACGCGGCCCTGCGCAAGGTGAATGCGGAGATCGACGGGATCCGCGGCGACGCGGCCGCCCGGGTGGCCGCCGCCGAGAGCGAGTCCCGGCGGCTCAAGTCCCGTCTCGCGGAGGTGGAGACGGCGCTGGAGACCTCGCGCCGGGCCACCCGTGAGGGGCGCAGCATCGAGGACATGCGGCTGCGGCTGCTGCTGGACACCGTGCTGGACGCGGCGCAGGGGTTGCGCCGCGAGCTGGCGCTGCCGCCGGTGAACACCCGCCCGGCCGATACCGTGGACGCGGTGGAGCCGGGCCGGATGACGCCGAAGGACATCGCGGCCCGGGCTCTGTCGGAGACCGATCCGGCGTTGCTGGACCAGCTGTTGGCGTTGCCTCAGGCCCATCTGGTGGTCGACGGGTACAACGTGACCAAGACGGGCTATCCGACGATGCCGCTGGAGAAGCAGCGGCTGCGGCTGCTGGGCGGGCTGTCGATGCTGGCCGCGCAGACGGGCGCGGAGATGACCTGTGTCTTCGACGGGGCGGAGCTGGCGGCCCCGGTGCTGCTCGCGCCGCCGCGCGGGGTGCGGGTGCTGTTCTCCAAGGCCGGGGTGACGGCGGACGAGCTGATCCGCCAGTTGGTGCGTGCGGAGCCGCCCGGCCGGCCGGTGGTCGTGGTCTCCACGGACCGGGAGGTCGCCGACGGGGTGGCCAAGGCGGGCGCACGGCCCGTGACGTCCGCTTTGTTGCTGAAGCGGCTTTCGCGCGTTTCGTAA
- a CDS encoding rhomboid family intramembrane serine protease gives MIVKWRAVREAARGPVVTHALIAGCAVVFVLGPASGLNPAYGTGDELLSAGTAYFRRWGVVPDELFTGTPRAWLTPLTALFVHGSWLHLLGNMLFLHVFGAMAEERMGRPAFLGFYLCTGYLAMAAYAAANAGSPQTLVGASGAISAVLGAFLFLLPRARVTSLFPFLFFLPLRFPAWLVLLFWFALQWVAAQRAGSGPGVAYLAHLVGFSLGFLYAWARYRGTTRVRRPATATEGDSQP, from the coding sequence ATGATCGTAAAGTGGCGGGCCGTTCGCGAGGCCGCCCGGGGACCGGTGGTCACCCATGCGCTGATCGCGGGCTGCGCCGTGGTGTTCGTTCTCGGCCCCGCCTCGGGGCTCAACCCGGCCTACGGGACGGGGGATGAGCTGCTGTCCGCCGGGACGGCCTACTTCCGACGCTGGGGCGTGGTCCCGGACGAACTGTTCACGGGCACCCCCCGAGCCTGGCTGACCCCGCTGACGGCCTTGTTCGTCCACGGCAGCTGGCTGCACCTGCTGGGGAACATGCTGTTCCTCCATGTCTTCGGTGCGATGGCGGAGGAACGGATGGGCCGCCCGGCGTTCCTCGGCTTCTACCTCTGCACGGGCTACCTCGCGATGGCGGCGTACGCGGCGGCCAACGCGGGCTCCCCGCAAACGCTGGTCGGAGCCTCCGGCGCCATCTCGGCCGTCCTGGGCGCGTTCCTCTTCCTGCTCCCGCGGGCGAGGGTGACGAGCCTGTTCCCGTTCCTCTTCTTCCTGCCGCTGCGGTTCCCGGCGTGGCTCGTGCTGCTGTTCTGGTTCGCCCTCCAATGGGTGGCGGCGCAGCGGGCCGGCAGCGGGCCGGGGGTCGCCTATCTGGCCCATCTGGTGGGCTTCTCGCTCGGCTTCCTCTACGCGTGGGCCCGATATCGGGGTACGACTAGAGTGAGACGACCAGCGACGGCCACCGAGGGAGACAGCCAGCCGTGA
- a CDS encoding Lrp/AsnC family transcriptional regulator, translating to MITAIVLIKTSVDRIPEIAESIAALENVSEVYSVTGTYDLIALVRVARHENLADIIPGRISKIPGVEATDTHVAFRTYSQHDLEAAFAIGLDA from the coding sequence GTGATCACCGCGATCGTGCTCATCAAGACCAGCGTGGACCGGATCCCCGAGATCGCCGAGTCCATCGCCGCCCTCGAGAACGTCAGCGAGGTCTACTCCGTCACGGGGACGTACGACCTGATCGCGCTGGTCCGCGTGGCCCGCCACGAGAACCTGGCGGACATCATCCCCGGCCGCATCAGCAAGATCCCGGGCGTCGAGGCGACGGACACGCACGTGGCGTTCCGCACGTACTCCCAGCACGACCTGGAAGCGGCGTTCGCCATCGGCCTCGACGCGTAG
- a CDS encoding aminotransferase class V-fold PLP-dependent enzyme yields MSASLNTAVATTTATVDPACAEPLAVLGRDVTVPLVTGGEVTYAALDYAASAPALQRVWDDVAAYAPYYGSVHRGAGYLSQLSTDLFEQSRVTVAEFLDCRPTDQVVFTRSTTDSLNLLAAVLPADCQVFVFETEHHASLLPWVDAQVTYLDAPRTPAEAVATLERALADRVPYGPALVCVTGASNVTGELWPVKELAAAAHAHGARIVLDAAQLAPHHPVSVQELDVDWVAFSGHKLYAPFGSGVLAGRADWLQDAQPYLAGGGASRKVARREDGGVDVEWHTTAARHEAGSPNVIGVYSIASACKALTEAGFENLVAREQQLIAKVRSGLAEVPEVRILSLFGDDAPRVGVISFVVDGWNSSHFAAALSAEYGIGVRDGLFCAHPLVRTLLGSEPQAQGECGAPEAAPGERSLNAIRVSFGAGTPDEHVDRFVGAVKELVTSGAKWQYRTEEGRCVPVA; encoded by the coding sequence ATGTCCGCATCCCTGAACACCGCCGTCGCCACCACCACCGCCACCGTCGACCCCGCCTGTGCCGAGCCGCTCGCCGTCCTCGGCCGGGACGTCACCGTCCCCCTCGTCACCGGCGGCGAGGTCACCTACGCGGCCCTCGACTACGCGGCCAGCGCCCCCGCCCTGCAGCGCGTCTGGGACGACGTCGCCGCGTACGCCCCCTACTACGGCAGCGTGCACCGCGGCGCCGGATACCTCTCGCAGCTCTCCACCGACCTCTTCGAGCAGAGCCGGGTCACCGTCGCCGAGTTCCTCGACTGCCGCCCCACCGACCAGGTCGTCTTCACCCGCTCCACGACCGACTCGCTGAACCTGCTCGCCGCCGTACTCCCCGCCGACTGCCAGGTGTTCGTCTTCGAGACCGAGCACCACGCCTCCCTGCTGCCCTGGGTCGACGCACAGGTCACCTACCTCGACGCCCCGCGCACCCCGGCCGAAGCCGTCGCCACCCTGGAGCGGGCCCTCGCCGACCGCGTCCCCTACGGCCCCGCCCTGGTCTGCGTCACCGGCGCCTCCAACGTCACCGGCGAGCTGTGGCCCGTCAAGGAACTCGCCGCCGCCGCGCACGCCCACGGCGCCCGCATCGTCCTGGACGCCGCCCAACTGGCCCCGCACCACCCCGTCTCCGTGCAGGAACTCGACGTCGACTGGGTCGCCTTCTCCGGACACAAGCTCTACGCGCCCTTCGGCTCGGGGGTCCTCGCGGGCCGCGCCGACTGGCTCCAGGACGCCCAGCCCTACCTCGCGGGCGGTGGCGCCTCCCGCAAGGTGGCCCGCCGCGAGGACGGCGGCGTGGACGTCGAGTGGCACACCACGGCCGCCCGCCACGAGGCCGGCTCCCCGAACGTCATCGGCGTCTACTCCATCGCCTCGGCCTGCAAGGCCCTGACCGAGGCGGGCTTCGAGAACCTCGTCGCCCGCGAGCAGCAGCTCATCGCGAAGGTCCGGTCGGGCCTGGCGGAGGTTCCCGAGGTCCGGATCCTCTCCCTCTTCGGGGACGACGCCCCGCGGGTCGGCGTCATCTCCTTCGTCGTGGACGGCTGGAACAGCTCCCACTTCGCCGCCGCGCTGTCCGCCGAGTACGGGATCGGCGTCCGCGACGGCCTGTTCTGCGCCCACCCGCTGGTGCGGACCCTGCTGGGCAGCGAGCCGCAGGCCCAGGGCGAATGCGGAGCCCCCGAGGCGGCGCCGGGGGAGCGCTCCCTGAACGCGATCCGCGTCAGCTTCGGCGCCGGCACCCCGGACGAGCACGTCGACCGCTTCGTCGGCGCGGTGAAGGAACTGGTCACCTCCGGAGCCAAGTGGCAGTACCGCACGGAGGAAGGCCGCTGCGTTCCCGTCGCCTGA
- the trpD gene encoding anthranilate phosphoribosyltransferase: MNVATPAGGDSVAARGWPGVLDALLTGQDLTAEDTAWAMDRIMRGEATDAQIAGFMVALRAKGETVEEINGLVRAMYAHANLIEVPGRTVDIVGTGGDGAKTVNISTMSAIVVAGTGAKVVKHGNRAASSASGSSDVLEKLGVNLDLGTARVAEVAEEAGITFCFAVKFHPALRHVAAARKELGIRTTFNVLGPLTNPARVRAQASGVADPRMAPIVAGVLASRGSSALVFRGDDGLDELSTTSTSRVWWVRDGKVSEQAFDPRDVGIPLVGVSALAGGDPSYNADVARRLLAGETGPVRDAVLLNSAAALVALDPGPGSLEEQLTAGIARAAESIDSGAARAALERWVTASNA, from the coding sequence ATGAACGTTGCGACCCCGGCAGGCGGCGACAGCGTGGCGGCCCGTGGCTGGCCGGGCGTTCTCGACGCTCTGCTGACCGGCCAGGACCTGACCGCCGAGGACACCGCCTGGGCCATGGACCGGATCATGCGCGGAGAAGCCACCGACGCCCAGATCGCCGGCTTCATGGTCGCGCTGCGGGCCAAGGGGGAGACCGTCGAGGAGATCAACGGCCTCGTACGGGCGATGTACGCGCACGCCAACCTGATCGAGGTACCCGGCCGCACGGTCGACATCGTCGGCACCGGTGGCGACGGAGCCAAAACGGTGAACATCTCCACGATGTCGGCGATCGTGGTCGCCGGTACCGGCGCCAAGGTCGTCAAGCACGGAAACCGGGCCGCGTCCTCCGCGAGCGGCTCCTCGGACGTCCTGGAGAAGCTCGGCGTCAACCTCGACCTCGGCACGGCGCGCGTCGCGGAGGTCGCCGAGGAAGCGGGCATCACCTTCTGCTTCGCGGTGAAGTTCCACCCGGCCCTGCGCCACGTCGCGGCGGCCCGCAAGGAACTCGGCATCCGCACCACCTTCAACGTCCTCGGCCCGCTGACCAACCCCGCCCGGGTACGCGCCCAGGCCTCGGGCGTGGCCGACCCCCGGATGGCACCCATCGTGGCGGGCGTGCTCGCCTCACGGGGCTCCTCCGCGCTGGTCTTCCGCGGCGACGACGGCCTGGACGAACTGAGCACGACCTCCACCTCACGCGTCTGGTGGGTCCGTGACGGCAAGGTCTCCGAGCAGGCCTTCGACCCCCGTGACGTGGGCATCCCCCTGGTCGGCGTCTCCGCCCTGGCCGGCGGCGACCCCTCGTACAACGCGGACGTGGCCCGCCGCCTGCTGGCCGGCGAGACCGGCCCGGTCCGCGACGCCGTGCTGCTCAACTCGGCGGCCGCCCTGGTCGCCCTCGACCCCGGCCCCGGCAGCCTGGAGGAGCAGCTCACGGCCGGTATCGCCCGTGCGGCGGAGTCCATCGACTCCGGCGCGGCGCGGGCCGCCCTGGAGCGCTGGGTCACCGCCAGCAACGCGTAG
- a CDS encoding C40 family peptidase has translation MASHRRPKQPNRARVTVLTSVAAAAVALTAQSASAAPAKPSKDEVKAQVDALYEEAEQATEKFNGAKERQDKLEKEIGQLQDQVARGQGDVNELRSTLGSMASAQYRSGGIDPSLALLLSEDPDSYLDKASSLEHLSGKQVESVQRIQEKQRTLAQQRQEAAGKLADLDATRKELGEKKKVSAEKLAAAQALLNSLTTQERAALKDEESRASRADSQRVDLGNVKASGRAGAALEAAKTKLGFTYQSGGTGPNVYDCSGLTQWAYKQAGVTISRTTFTQVNDGTRIGRSQLQPGDLVFFYGDLHHVGLYAGNNMTLHASNPRSGIKYESMDNMPFQFGVRVG, from the coding sequence GTGGCGTCCCACCGTCGACCCAAGCAGCCGAACCGCGCTCGTGTGACCGTGCTCACCTCGGTCGCGGCCGCAGCCGTCGCCCTCACCGCCCAGAGCGCCTCCGCCGCGCCGGCGAAGCCGAGCAAGGACGAGGTCAAGGCCCAGGTCGACGCGCTCTACGAAGAGGCGGAGCAGGCCACCGAGAAGTTCAACGGCGCCAAGGAGCGCCAGGACAAGCTCGAGAAGGAGATAGGCCAGCTCCAGGACCAGGTCGCGCGCGGCCAGGGCGACGTCAACGAGCTGCGCAGCACGCTCGGTTCGATGGCCAGCGCCCAGTACCGCAGCGGCGGCATCGACCCCTCCCTCGCCCTCCTCCTCTCCGAGGACCCCGACAGCTACCTCGACAAGGCCTCCTCCCTGGAGCACCTGAGCGGCAAGCAGGTCGAGTCGGTCCAGCGGATCCAGGAGAAGCAGCGCACCCTCGCGCAGCAGCGCCAGGAGGCCGCCGGCAAGCTCGCCGACCTCGACGCCACCCGCAAGGAGCTCGGCGAGAAGAAGAAGGTCTCCGCCGAGAAGCTCGCCGCGGCCCAGGCCCTGCTCAACTCGCTGACCACGCAGGAGCGCGCGGCGCTCAAGGACGAGGAGTCGCGCGCCAGCCGCGCCGACAGCCAGCGCGTGGACCTCGGCAACGTCAAGGCCTCCGGCCGTGCCGGCGCCGCCCTCGAAGCCGCCAAGACGAAGCTGGGCTTCACCTACCAGTCCGGTGGTACCGGCCCCAACGTCTACGACTGCTCCGGGCTGACGCAGTGGGCCTACAAGCAGGCCGGCGTCACCATCAGCCGCACCACCTTCACCCAGGTGAACGACGGCACCCGCATCGGCCGCAGCCAGCTCCAGCCCGGTGACCTGGTCTTCTTCTACGGCGACCTGCACCACGTCGGCCTCTACGCCGGCAACAACATGACGCTGCACGCCTCGAACCCGCGCAGCGGCATCAAGTACGAGTCCATGGACAACATGCCGTTCCAGTTCGGCGTCCGGGTCGGCTGA
- the qcrA gene encoding cytochrome bc1 complex Rieske iron-sulfur subunit produces the protein MSSQEIPEEKHLPSEQGDAHHSGVAVADDPFADPGLPVHKPRIQDIDERAAKRSERTVAMLFTVSMLATIGFIASYVIFPVDKIVYIFPIGKVSALNFSLGLTLGVALFCIGAGAVHWARTLMSDVEVAAERHEIAAPPEVKAQVLQDFADGANESGIGRRPLIRNTMLGAMAMVPLAGVMLLRDLGPLPEEKLRKTLWAKGKLLINDNTNEPLRPEDVLVGSLTFARPEGLEEEQHDFQVQIAKAALMIVRIQPDDIKDKQELEWSHDGIVAYSKICTHVGCPISLYEQQTHHVLCPCHQSTFDLSDGARVIFGPAGHALPQLRIGVNDEGFLEALGDFEEPVGPAFWERG, from the coding sequence ATGAGTAGCCAAGAGATTCCCGAAGAGAAGCACCTGCCGAGCGAGCAGGGCGACGCCCACCACAGTGGCGTAGCGGTCGCGGACGACCCGTTCGCCGACCCGGGCCTGCCGGTCCACAAGCCCCGCATCCAGGACATCGACGAGCGGGCGGCCAAGCGCTCCGAGCGCACCGTCGCGATGCTCTTCACGGTGTCGATGCTGGCGACGATCGGCTTCATCGCGTCCTACGTGATCTTCCCGGTCGACAAGATCGTCTACATCTTCCCCATCGGGAAGGTCAGCGCGCTCAACTTCTCCCTGGGCCTGACCCTGGGCGTGGCCCTCTTCTGCATCGGCGCGGGCGCGGTCCACTGGGCCCGCACCCTGATGTCCGACGTCGAGGTCGCCGCCGAGCGCCACGAGATCGCCGCTCCGCCGGAGGTCAAGGCGCAGGTCCTGCAGGACTTCGCCGACGGCGCGAACGAGTCCGGCATCGGCCGACGCCCCCTGATCCGCAACACGATGCTGGGCGCGATGGCCATGGTGCCGCTCGCCGGCGTCATGCTGCTGCGCGACCTGGGCCCGCTGCCCGAGGAGAAGCTGCGCAAGACCCTGTGGGCCAAGGGCAAGCTGCTCATCAACGACAACACGAACGAGCCGCTGCGTCCCGAGGACGTGCTCGTCGGGTCGCTGACCTTCGCCAGGCCGGAAGGCCTGGAGGAGGAGCAGCACGACTTCCAGGTCCAGATCGCCAAGGCCGCCCTGATGATCGTCCGTATCCAGCCGGACGACATCAAGGACAAGCAGGAACTGGAGTGGTCCCACGACGGGATCGTGGCCTACTCCAAGATCTGCACCCACGTCGGCTGCCCGATCAGCCTGTACGAGCAGCAGACGCACCACGTGCTCTGCCCGTGCCACCAGTCCACCTTCGACCTCTCCGACGGCGCCCGTGTCATCTTCGGCCCGGCCGGTCACGCGCTTCCGCAGCTGCGGATCGGCGTGAATGACGAAGGCTTCCTCGAAGCGCTCGGCGACTTCGAAGAGCCCGTCGGTCCTGCATTCTGGGAGCGCGGATGA
- the qcrC gene encoding cytochrome bc1 complex diheme cytochrome c subunit: MKKLSARRRHPLAAVVVLLLALAATGGLYAAFAPAGKAQADETAQSLAIEEGKKLYAVGCASCHGTGGQGSSDGPSLVGVGSAAVDFQVSTGRMPAQQPGAQVPKKPVIYDQAQIDQLAAYIASLGAGPITPTEKQYDPAGADIANGGELFRNNCAQCHNFTGEGGALTNGKYAPNLEGVSPKHIYEAMQTGPQNMPSFPDSTMPEKQKKDIIAYLQNVNGEKSTSPGGLKLGGLGPVSEGLFGWIFALGALIAVAVWVAAHTAKAKKS, translated from the coding sequence GTGAAAAAGCTCTCCGCACGACGACGCCATCCGCTGGCGGCGGTCGTCGTTCTACTCCTCGCGCTGGCGGCCACTGGGGGGCTGTACGCCGCCTTCGCCCCCGCGGGCAAGGCGCAGGCCGATGAAACCGCCCAGTCCCTCGCCATCGAGGAGGGCAAGAAGCTCTACGCCGTGGGTTGCGCAAGCTGCCACGGAACCGGCGGTCAGGGTTCCTCTGACGGCCCGAGCCTGGTCGGCGTCGGCTCCGCGGCCGTCGACTTCCAGGTGAGCACGGGCCGCATGCCCGCCCAGCAGCCCGGCGCCCAGGTGCCGAAGAAGCCCGTCATCTACGACCAGGCGCAGATCGACCAGCTGGCCGCGTACATCGCGTCGCTCGGCGCCGGTCCGATCACGCCGACCGAGAAGCAGTACGACCCGGCGGGCGCCGACATCGCCAACGGTGGTGAGCTCTTCCGCAACAACTGCGCGCAGTGCCACAACTTCACCGGCGAAGGCGGCGCGCTGACGAACGGCAAGTACGCCCCCAACCTCGAGGGCGTCTCGCCGAAGCACATCTACGAGGCCATGCAGACCGGCCCGCAGAACATGCCCTCCTTCCCCGACAGCACCATGCCGGAGAAGCAGAAGAAGGACATCATCGCGTACCTCCAGAACGTCAACGGCGAGAAGTCGACCAGCCCCGGCGGCCTGAAGCTCGGTGGCCTCGGCCCCGTCTCCGAGGGTCTGTTCGGCTGGATCTTCGCCCTGGGTGCGCTGATCGCTGTCGCCGTCTGGGTCGCGGCCCACACCGCTAAGGCCAAGAAGTCATGA
- the qcrB gene encoding cytochrome bc1 complex cytochrome b subunit yields MSTSDNNQRKAPAGERVADWADGRLGIYGLAKANMRKIFPDHWSFMLGEICLYSFIIIILTGVYLTLFFHPSMNEVVYHGSYVPMQGVMMSEAFASTLDISFDVRGGLLIRQIHHWAALIFVAAMIVHMMRVFFTGAFRKPREVNWIFGFLLLVLGMFTGFTGYSLPDDLLSGTGVRFMQGAILSVPVVGTYLSMFLFGGEFPGGDFVARFYSVHILLLPGIMMGLLVAHLILVFYHKHTQFAGPGKTNNNVVGMPLLPVYMAKAGGFFFLVFGVISAVAAIATINPIWALGPYRPDHVSTGAQPDWYMGMPEGLIRAMPGWEINLWGHTLVLGVFIPLLLFPLVLGAIAVWPFIESWVTGDKREHHILDRPRNVPTRTAFGVAWIAEYIVLLIGGGNDMFAQYFHLSINSITWFVRIGFFVVPVLAFIVTKRICLGLQRRDHDKVLHGRETGIIKRLPHGEFVEVHEPLPAGQLHKLTAHEQYKPIEIGPTVDENGVERKVKATEKLRAKLSQGFYGENNQIPKPTVEEYKEIQSGHGHH; encoded by the coding sequence ATGAGCACCAGCGACAACAACCAGCGCAAAGCGCCGGCCGGCGAGCGCGTAGCGGACTGGGCGGACGGCCGCCTGGGCATCTACGGCCTGGCCAAGGCCAACATGCGCAAGATCTTCCCGGACCACTGGTCCTTCATGCTGGGTGAGATCTGCCTCTACAGCTTCATCATCATCATCCTCACGGGTGTGTACCTGACGCTGTTCTTCCACCCGAGCATGAACGAGGTCGTGTACCACGGCTCGTACGTGCCGATGCAGGGCGTCATGATGTCCGAGGCCTTCGCCTCGACGCTGGACATCAGCTTCGACGTCCGCGGTGGCCTGCTGATCCGTCAGATCCACCACTGGGCGGCGCTGATCTTCGTCGCGGCGATGATCGTGCACATGATGCGCGTCTTCTTCACCGGCGCGTTCCGCAAGCCCCGTGAGGTCAACTGGATCTTCGGCTTCCTGCTGCTGGTCCTCGGCATGTTCACCGGCTTCACCGGTTACTCGCTGCCGGACGACCTGCTCTCGGGTACCGGTGTCCGCTTCATGCAGGGCGCCATCCTGTCCGTCCCGGTCGTCGGCACCTACCTGTCGATGTTCCTGTTCGGCGGGGAGTTCCCGGGCGGCGACTTCGTCGCACGGTTCTACTCGGTGCACATCCTGCTGCTGCCCGGCATCATGATGGGCCTGCTCGTGGCCCACCTGATCCTGGTCTTCTACCACAAGCACACCCAGTTCGCGGGCCCCGGCAAGACGAACAACAACGTCGTCGGCATGCCGCTGCTGCCGGTCTACATGGCCAAGGCCGGAGGCTTCTTCTTCCTGGTCTTCGGTGTCATCTCGGCCGTCGCGGCCATCGCCACGATCAACCCGATCTGGGCGCTCGGCCCGTACCGCCCGGACCACGTGTCCACCGGTGCGCAGCCCGACTGGTACATGGGTATGCCGGAAGGCCTGATCCGAGCCATGCCCGGCTGGGAGATCAACCTGTGGGGCCACACGCTCGTCCTGGGCGTGTTCATCCCGCTGCTGCTCTTCCCGCTGGTCCTCGGCGCGATCGCCGTCTGGCCCTTCATCGAGTCCTGGGTCACCGGGGACAAGCGCGAGCACCACATCCTGGACCGCCCGCGCAACGTCCCGACCCGCACCGCCTTCGGTGTCGCCTGGATCGCGGAGTACATCGTGCTCCTCATCGGCGGCGGCAACGACATGTTCGCCCAGTACTTCCACCTGTCGATCAACTCGATCACGTGGTTCGTCCGGATCGGCTTCTTCGTCGTCCCGGTGCTGGCGTTCATCGTCACCAAGCGGATCTGCCTCGGCCTCCAGCGCCGGGACCACGACAAGGTGCTGCACGGTCGCGAGACCGGCATCATCAAGCGTCTGCCGCACGGTGAGTTCGTCGAGGTCCACGAGCCGCTCCCGGCGGGCCAGCTGCACAAGCTCACCGCGCACGAGCAGTACAAGCCGATCGAGATCGGCCCGACGGTCGACGAGAACGGTGTCGAGCGCAAGGTGAAGGCCACCGAGAAGCTGCGCGCGAAGCTCAGCCAGGGCTTCTACGGTGAGAACAACCAGATTCCGAAGCCCACGGTGGAGGAATACAAGGAGATCCAGTCCGGCCACGGCCACCACTGA
- the ctaE gene encoding aa3-type cytochrome oxidase subunit III: MSVVATATTVDTGHAHPTVNRPNLVSVGTIIWLSSELMFFAALFAMYFTLRSVMGPEFWTEQAEALNLPFSATNTTILVLSSLTCQLGVFAAERGDVKKLRTWFIITFVMGAIFIGGQVFEYTELVKHEGLSLSSNPYGSVFYLTTGFHGLHVTGGLIAFLLVLGRTYAAKRFTHEQATSAIVVSYYWHFVDVVWIGLFATIYLIK, translated from the coding sequence ATGTCGGTCGTGGCGACAGCAACGACAGTAGATACCGGGCACGCGCACCCGACGGTCAACCGGCCGAACCTCGTCAGCGTCGGAACCATCATCTGGTTGAGTTCCGAGCTGATGTTCTTCGCGGCCCTCTTCGCGATGTACTTCACCCTGCGATCCGTGATGGGTCCCGAGTTCTGGACAGAACAGGCCGAGGCCCTGAATCTGCCCTTCTCGGCGACGAACACCACGATCCTGGTGCTCTCCTCGCTCACCTGCCAGCTCGGCGTATTCGCCGCCGAGCGCGGTGACGTGAAGAAGCTCAGGACGTGGTTCATCATCACGTTCGTCATGGGTGCGATCTTCATTGGCGGCCAGGTGTTCGAGTACACCGAGCTGGTCAAGCATGAGGGCCTGTCCCTCTCGTCCAACCCGTACGGCTCGGTGTTCTACCTGACCACCGGCTTCCACGGGCTGCACGTGACGGGCGGTCTCATCGCCTTCCTGCTGGTCCTCGGCCGGACGTACGCGGCCAAGAGGTTCACCCACGAACAGGCCACGTCGGCCATCGTCGTGTCCTACTACTGGCACTTCGTCGACGTCGTCTGGATCGGCCTCTTCGCGACGATCTACCTGATCAAGTAG